From Deinococcus aquiradiocola, a single genomic window includes:
- a CDS encoding CAP domain-containing protein, producing MKVQSMMVATGFLMVVLSACGGTTTPTAVSGNNSNGGSKTVVTPSAPPDLAPSADEQRILDEVNAARAVARNCGSTHYDATTPLTWNALLAAAALRHTQDMAYNGYREASAQEPDAPHTGSDGSTPQQRITATGYGWRVSGENVAAGYALADMVTAWLNSPGHCQNIMNPKFREIGISYMSYRGAKYNTFYTQDFGVR from the coding sequence ATGAAGGTTCAGTCGATGATGGTCGCAACGGGATTCCTGATGGTCGTCCTCTCCGCATGTGGCGGCACCACCACACCGACCGCCGTGTCGGGCAACAACTCCAACGGCGGCAGCAAGACCGTCGTGACGCCCAGCGCGCCGCCTGACCTCGCCCCGAGCGCCGACGAGCAGCGCATCCTCGACGAGGTGAACGCCGCGCGCGCCGTCGCCCGCAACTGCGGCAGCACCCACTACGACGCGACCACGCCCCTCACCTGGAACGCCCTGCTGGCCGCCGCCGCGCTGCGTCACACGCAGGACATGGCGTACAACGGCTACCGAGAGGCGAGCGCGCAGGAACCGGACGCGCCACACACCGGCTCGGACGGCAGCACGCCGCAGCAGCGCATCACGGCCACCGGGTACGGCTGGCGCGTCAGCGGCGAGAACGTCGCCGCCGGGTACGCTCTGGCCGACATGGTCACCGCGTGGCTGAACAGCCCCGGCCACTGCCAGAACATCATGAACCCGAAATTCAGGGAGATCGGCATCAGCTACATGAGTTACAGGGGCGCAAAGTACAACACCTTCTACACGCAGGACTTCGGGGTACGCTGA